In a single window of the Anabas testudineus chromosome 19, fAnaTes1.2, whole genome shotgun sequence genome:
- the ndufaf8 gene encoding NADH dehydrogenase [ubiquinone] 1 alpha subcomplex assembly factor 8 has product MSGSNVWSRSREKIRLFPELFAQCAGEAAAYGKCVAATTTGKQELKKDLCVKEFEALKTCFTNAAKKRTK; this is encoded by the exons aTGTCTGGGTCCAATGTGTGGAGTCGGAGCCGGGAGAAAATCCGACTTTTCCCCGAACTTTTTGCTCAGTGTGCTGGAGAG GCAGCAGCGTATGGGAAGTGCGTGGCAGCTACCACAACAGGCAAACAGGAGTTGAAGAAGGATCTATGTGTCAAGGAATTTGAAGCACTGAAGACCTGCTTTACAAATGCA Gccaagaaaagaacaaaataa